A stretch of Candidatus Binatus sp. DNA encodes these proteins:
- a CDS encoding methylmalonyl-CoA mutase: MSEDDRKLSRKLSSARKNWEERKLGPSLKRGKERKPNFVTSSGIEIKRAYDPDDLNGFDFVNDLGFPGEYPFTRGVQPTMYRGRLWTMRQYAGFGTAEESNRRYRYLFEQGQTGLSVAFDLPTQMGRDSDHPLASGEVGRVGVSICSLADMETMLSELPLDKISTSMTINSTASILLALYLVAAERRGVSWDKVNGTIQNDVLKEYVARGTYIYPPRGSMRIITDIFSFASKEVPNWNTISISGYHIREAGSTAAQELAFTLADGIAYVDAAIKAGLEVDAFASRLSFFFNVHNNFFEEIAKFRAARRLWAKIMKERFGAKDERSMMMRFHAQTAGSTLTAQQVDNNVVRVTLQAMAAVLGGAQSLHTNSKDEALALPTENSVLLALRTQQVIAHESDVGNTVDPLGGSYYVERLTTELEQKATEYISRIDDLGGAVAAIERGYMQREIQNAAFIYQREIETKDRIIVGVNQFTGGGEPPGDILRVKPEVEEQQRRNVARVRAERDQQAAKAALARVEAVANNGENLMPSIIDAVRAWCTLGEISDAMRRVFGEYKPVITV; this comes from the coding sequence ATGTCCGAAGACGATCGTAAACTTTCGCGCAAGCTTTCGTCCGCCCGCAAAAACTGGGAGGAGCGCAAACTGGGTCCGAGCCTCAAGCGCGGCAAGGAGCGCAAGCCGAATTTCGTCACCAGTTCCGGAATCGAGATCAAGCGCGCGTACGATCCTGACGATCTGAACGGCTTCGATTTCGTGAACGACCTCGGCTTTCCCGGCGAGTATCCGTTCACGCGCGGAGTGCAGCCCACGATGTACCGCGGGCGACTCTGGACGATGCGCCAGTACGCAGGTTTCGGCACCGCGGAAGAATCGAATCGCCGCTATCGCTACCTGTTCGAGCAGGGGCAGACGGGACTCTCGGTGGCGTTCGATTTGCCGACGCAGATGGGCCGCGATTCCGACCATCCACTCGCAAGCGGGGAAGTCGGGCGCGTTGGCGTTTCGATTTGCTCGCTCGCGGACATGGAGACAATGCTCTCCGAGTTGCCGCTCGACAAAATTTCCACCTCGATGACGATCAACTCGACGGCGTCGATCCTGCTGGCGCTCTATCTGGTCGCGGCCGAACGGCGCGGCGTGAGTTGGGACAAAGTCAACGGCACGATCCAGAACGACGTGCTCAAGGAATACGTGGCGCGCGGGACATACATCTATCCACCGCGCGGCTCGATGCGGATCATCACCGACATTTTCAGCTTCGCGTCGAAGGAAGTTCCGAATTGGAACACGATTTCGATCTCGGGCTACCACATCCGCGAAGCTGGCTCGACCGCAGCGCAGGAACTGGCGTTCACGCTCGCCGACGGAATCGCTTACGTGGATGCCGCGATCAAGGCCGGGCTCGAAGTCGATGCGTTCGCGAGCCGGCTCTCGTTCTTCTTCAACGTGCACAATAACTTCTTCGAAGAAATCGCGAAGTTCCGCGCGGCGCGGCGGCTGTGGGCAAAAATCATGAAGGAGCGGTTTGGCGCGAAGGACGAGCGCTCGATGATGATGCGTTTCCACGCGCAAACTGCGGGCTCGACGCTGACGGCGCAGCAGGTGGACAACAACGTGGTCCGCGTCACGTTGCAAGCGATGGCGGCGGTGCTCGGCGGCGCGCAATCGCTGCATACGAACTCGAAGGACGAAGCGCTGGCGCTGCCGACCGAGAATTCGGTCCTGCTCGCGCTCAGGACTCAGCAGGTGATCGCGCACGAGTCCGACGTCGGCAACACCGTCGATCCGCTGGGCGGTTCGTACTACGTAGAGCGGCTGACGACGGAACTCGAACAGAAGGCGACGGAGTACATCTCGCGCATCGACGATCTTGGCGGCGCGGTGGCGGCAATCGAGCGCGGATACATGCAGCGCGAAATTCAGAACGCGGCGTTTATTTATCAGCGCGAGATTGAAACGAAGGATCGAATTATCGTAGGGGTCAACCAGTTTACCGGAGGTGGCGAACCGCCGGGCGACATTTTGCGGGTGAAGCCGGAAGTCGAAGAGCAGCAGCGGCGAAATGTCGCCAGGGTGCGGGCCGAGCGTGATCAACAGGCAGCGAAGGCGGCGCTCGCGCGGGTCGAGGCAGTGGCGAACAATGGCGAGAACCTGATGCCATCGATTATCGACGCGGTCCGCGCGTGGTGTACGCTCGGCGAGATCTCGGACGCGATGCGCCGCGTGTTCGGCGAATATAAGCCGGTCATCACCGTCTAG
- a CDS encoding biotin/lipoyl-containing protein produces MRYVATIESIEHEIEFEEVGGGIYAIQLGENRYEADVRKVGPASFSIMINNRSFDFEVVRDGEETLVASRSGSTRLTLIDPSRRTARAGGKRREVTGRAEIKAAMPGRVINVLVAKGDEVKRDQGIIVVEAMKMENEVKSPKAGKVIEVRVTAGQTVEKGELLMVIE; encoded by the coding sequence ATGCGTTACGTCGCAACTATCGAGAGCATCGAGCACGAAATCGAGTTCGAGGAAGTCGGCGGCGGCATCTACGCGATCCAACTCGGCGAAAATCGCTACGAGGCGGACGTCCGCAAGGTGGGGCCAGCTTCGTTTTCGATTATGATCAATAATCGATCGTTCGACTTCGAAGTCGTGCGCGACGGCGAGGAGACGCTGGTCGCGTCGCGCAGCGGATCGACGCGATTGACGCTGATCGATCCGAGCCGGCGGACCGCGCGCGCCGGCGGGAAGCGGCGCGAAGTAACCGGGCGCGCGGAAATCAAGGCGGCGATGCCGGGGCGCGTCATAAACGTGTTGGTGGCGAAGGGCGACGAGGTCAAACGCGACCAGGGAATTATCGTGGTCGAAGCGATGAAGATGGAAAACGAAGTGAAATCGCCCAAGGCCGGCAAGGTGATCGAGGTGCGGGTGACGGCGGGCCAGACGGTGGAGAAAGGCGAACTGCTGATGGTAATCGAGTAG
- a CDS encoding pyruvoyl-dependent arginine decarboxylase has translation MGPVPKGAFLTKGAGRHREKLTSFELALRAAGIAEFNLVRVKSIFPPNCKLLSQQEGMKYLAPGQIVFAVMSDNATNEPHRLIASSVGVAIPANPSQYGYLSEHHSFGETDQKAGDYAEDLAASMLATILGVDFDPNLSYDERKDIWRVSDKIVTTRNVTQSAIGDRDGLWSTVVAAAVFVDMPNGR, from the coding sequence ATGGGACCAGTTCCCAAGGGCGCTTTCTTGACCAAGGGCGCGGGCAGGCATCGCGAGAAACTCACTTCCTTCGAACTAGCGCTGCGCGCTGCAGGTATCGCGGAGTTCAACCTGGTGCGCGTCAAATCGATCTTCCCGCCCAATTGCAAGCTGCTGAGCCAGCAGGAAGGGATGAAATACCTGGCGCCGGGGCAGATCGTTTTTGCAGTGATGAGCGACAACGCCACCAACGAACCGCATCGATTGATCGCGTCGTCGGTCGGTGTCGCGATTCCCGCCAATCCGTCGCAGTACGGCTACCTCTCGGAGCATCACAGCTTCGGCGAGACCGATCAGAAGGCGGGCGACTACGCCGAAGACCTCGCGGCGTCGATGCTCGCGACGATCCTCGGCGTCGATTTCGATCCGAATCTCAGCTACGACGAGCGCAAGGATATCTGGCGCGTGTCGGACAAGATCGTCACAACGCGCAACGTCACGCAGTCAGCGATCGGCGATCGCGACGGGCTGTGGTCAACGGTGGTCGCGGCGGCGGTGTTCGTCGATATGCCCAATGGGCGGTAG
- a CDS encoding cobyrinate a,c-diamide synthase — MANALDIPRIVVAATGSGVGKTTATVALMGALRARGLKVAPFKCGPDYLDPTYHQRAAGIRSHNLDGWMMHRDGVVATFAHASRGADVAVIEGMMGLFDSATPTSDEGSTAEIAKWLDAPVLLVHDASGIARTISAIAAGFARFDPAVRLAGLICNRVGSRGHLDLLRAAEPEVPIVGGFPEQSDLAFPERHLGLLMADEAAVPQSRLDGWGRLAAEWLDLDAILAIARSAPPLDDVAQRASQSPTQAKCRIGIAFDDAFHFYYEDNLNRLRALGAELVNFSPSRDRTLPDVDGLYFGGGYPEALARELSSNAQMLDAIRKFAARGGVIYAECGGLMYLSESIRTLDGTTWPMAALIPGVAVMSDRLQALGYAEITTRRESILGPAGTSFRGHQFRYSTLRRDEGENEIECIYDVKPRWGANAFAEGYRRRHVLASYVHAHWASNPKVAENLVGACASNRRGV; from the coding sequence ATGGCGAATGCGCTCGACATTCCGCGAATCGTCGTTGCCGCCACCGGCAGTGGCGTGGGCAAGACGACCGCGACCGTCGCGTTGATGGGCGCGCTCAGGGCGCGCGGGCTCAAAGTCGCGCCATTCAAATGCGGTCCCGACTATCTCGATCCCACGTATCACCAACGCGCGGCGGGCATTCGCTCGCACAACCTCGACGGCTGGATGATGCATCGCGACGGCGTCGTCGCGACGTTCGCGCACGCCTCGCGCGGCGCCGATGTCGCCGTGATCGAAGGGATGATGGGTCTGTTCGATTCCGCGACGCCGACCAGCGACGAAGGTTCGACCGCGGAGATCGCAAAATGGCTCGACGCGCCGGTGCTGCTGGTGCACGACGCATCCGGCATCGCCCGCACTATTTCAGCGATCGCGGCCGGCTTCGCGCGCTTCGATCCGGCGGTCCGCCTTGCCGGACTGATTTGCAATCGCGTCGGCTCGCGCGGGCATCTCGATTTGCTCCGCGCGGCGGAGCCCGAAGTTCCAATAGTCGGCGGATTTCCCGAGCAAAGCGATCTCGCGTTTCCCGAACGTCATCTGGGATTGCTGATGGCCGACGAAGCCGCGGTGCCGCAATCGCGGCTCGACGGATGGGGCCGGCTTGCCGCCGAATGGCTCGATCTCGACGCGATTTTGGCGATCGCGCGTTCCGCGCCACCGCTCGACGACGTTGCGCAACGCGCATCGCAATCGCCGACGCAGGCAAAATGCCGCATCGGCATCGCCTTCGACGACGCGTTCCATTTCTACTACGAGGACAACCTGAATCGGCTGCGCGCGCTGGGCGCCGAACTGGTGAATTTCTCGCCTAGCCGCGATCGCACGCTGCCCGACGTCGACGGCCTCTACTTCGGCGGCGGATATCCCGAGGCGCTCGCGCGTGAGCTTTCCTCGAATGCTCAAATGCTCGACGCGATTCGCAAGTTCGCCGCGCGCGGTGGAGTGATTTACGCCGAATGCGGCGGCCTGATGTACCTGTCGGAAAGCATCCGCACGCTGGACGGAACGACGTGGCCGATGGCGGCGCTCATTCCCGGCGTCGCGGTGATGTCCGATCGTTTGCAGGCGCTCGGCTACGCAGAAATCACGACGCGGCGCGAATCTATCCTCGGGCCGGCGGGTACGTCGTTTCGCGGTCATCAATTTCGCTACTCGACTTTGCGGCGCGACGAAGGCGAAAACGAGATCGAATGCATTTACGATGTCAAACCGCGATGGGGCGCAAATGCTTTCGCCGAAGGCTATCGCCGTCGCCACGTGCTGGCGTCGTACGTTCACGCGCATTGGGCGTCCAATCCGAAGGTCGCGGAAAATCTGGTCGGCGCGTGCGCCAGCAATCGACGTGGTGTGTAG
- a CDS encoding Rdx family protein: protein MATEILYCAVUGYKPRAASLAASLKSKFGEDVQITPGKSGQFDVIADGRLIFSKSQSGRFPVEDEVEEIFGAIKDGKQPPAK from the coding sequence ATGGCAACTGAAATTCTCTACTGCGCAGTCTGAGGCTACAAGCCGCGCGCGGCCAGTCTGGCCGCATCATTGAAAAGCAAGTTCGGCGAGGATGTGCAAATCACGCCGGGGAAATCGGGCCAATTCGACGTGATTGCCGACGGCCGCCTGATTTTCTCGAAGTCGCAATCGGGCCGGTTCCCGGTCGAAGATGAAGTCGAGGAAATCTTCGGCGCGATCAAGGACGGCAAGCAACCGCCCGCGAAATAG
- a CDS encoding DUF192 domain-containing protein: MNPRSRTRPGSLTLVLAIVAILGCARGPCVAIIAPDGRTRATVRVEVADTNSKREIGLMYRKSMDADAGMIFIFKSPSNLRFWMHNTELPLDMIFADASLRVVGIVANAQPFSETLLGVESDSQYVLEVNAGFCARHGIKAGDRLDFLGFANRAID; encoded by the coding sequence TTGAACCCTCGCTCGCGCACCAGACCAGGCTCGCTGACGTTGGTGCTCGCGATCGTCGCGATTCTCGGATGCGCCCGCGGGCCGTGCGTCGCGATCATCGCGCCGGACGGCAGGACTCGCGCGACGGTTCGAGTCGAGGTGGCGGACACCAATTCGAAGCGCGAGATCGGCCTGATGTATCGCAAGAGCATGGACGCCGACGCGGGCATGATCTTCATCTTCAAGTCGCCGAGCAATCTGAGATTCTGGATGCATAACACCGAGCTTCCGCTCGACATGATATTTGCGGATGCGAGCTTGCGCGTCGTCGGAATCGTCGCGAATGCGCAGCCGTTCTCCGAGACGCTGCTCGGCGTCGAGAGCGATTCGCAGTACGTGCTGGAAGTGAATGCCGGATTCTGCGCCCGCCACGGAATCAAAGCCGGCGACCGTCTGGATTTCTTGGGATTCGCGAATCGCGCGATCGACTAG
- the hemQ gene encoding hydrogen peroxide-dependent heme synthase codes for MSSDRRTGEQTIPADFPAAPLTLEGYSILHQLFRVRRSAWRALDDAAREALLNDAAKLFDEMSRREDGETALFSALGHKGDLMLVHFRRGFDQLKDAELAVARLALSDYLEPATSYLSVIEIGLYEATVALYQKLIEKGIGPRSPEWKAEIDAELVRQREKISPRLFPRIPNRPYLCFYPMDKKRDGADNWYRLPIAKRQHLMHEHGMVGRRFAGEVTQIISGSIGFDDWEWGVDLFADDPIVFKKLVYEMRFDEASASYAKFGPFYVGLRIDPARLSEIFAV; via the coding sequence ATGAGCAGCGACCGCCGCACAGGCGAGCAAACGATACCGGCTGATTTTCCCGCCGCGCCACTCACGCTGGAAGGCTACAGCATCCTGCATCAATTGTTTCGCGTGCGGCGATCGGCGTGGCGCGCGCTCGACGATGCGGCCCGCGAAGCCTTGCTCAACGACGCGGCGAAATTATTCGACGAGATGTCGCGCCGCGAGGACGGCGAGACGGCGCTCTTCTCCGCGCTGGGGCACAAGGGCGATCTGATGCTCGTCCACTTCCGCCGCGGCTTCGACCAGCTCAAGGATGCGGAACTCGCCGTCGCCCGGCTTGCGCTGAGCGACTATCTCGAGCCGGCCACTTCCTATCTGTCAGTCATCGAGATCGGTCTTTACGAAGCGACCGTTGCGCTCTATCAAAAGCTAATCGAGAAAGGCATCGGCCCGCGATCGCCCGAATGGAAAGCCGAGATCGACGCGGAGCTCGTCCGCCAGCGTGAAAAAATTTCGCCGCGCCTCTTTCCGCGCATCCCGAATCGCCCGTATCTCTGCTTCTACCCGATGGACAAGAAGCGCGACGGCGCCGATAATTGGTACCGCCTGCCGATCGCGAAGCGCCAGCATCTGATGCACGAGCACGGGATGGTCGGGCGGCGCTTCGCCGGCGAGGTCACGCAGATAATTTCCGGATCGATCGGCTTCGACGACTGGGAATGGGGCGTGGATCTGTTTGCCGACGATCCGATCGTCTTCAAAAAGCTCGTTTACGAGATGCGCTTCGACGAGGCGAGCGCGTCGTACGCGAAGTTCGGCCCGTTCTACGTCGGCCTGCGAATCGATCCGGCGCGCCTCAGTGAAATTTTCGCCGTGTGA
- a CDS encoding MFS transporter, with amino-acid sequence MIEPASAIRTEPEIAAPDAPARHSVHLGLFGRTPPFTSRQRRVFTIATTAGFFDQYDRALLSIALKQIQAGLKIAESQIGTMLAVIRIGYILSLLLTPLADVFGRRRLLLYTVVGYTIFTGLSAIAPGEKTFVLYQILARAFAGAEAAVALVILAEEVDAAHRGWAIGLLGGISSAGYGLAAIVFAFINVMPYGWRGLYAIALVPLALLIPLRRVLPESARFEKEQSEGTGSVKVWEPLVQLYSAYPKRLLMMLSVMFLASMGGNAAGFLFPKFLQEAHGWTPGNVSSLFLFGGALSVMGSIVAGRLSDRLGRRVMGTTFLFVAPLLTIWMYTAPGFTIVPVWILEVFFDIAAGTIMSAYSAEMFPTSYRSTAGSALAVAGTTGGAIGLFLEGVLFNFTGSHARSVCYLTVFWLIAPAIMWFFPETSGRELEEISPETGHHAAL; translated from the coding sequence GTGATCGAGCCGGCCTCCGCGATTCGGACTGAACCTGAGATAGCTGCGCCGGACGCGCCTGCGCGCCACAGCGTGCATCTCGGGCTGTTCGGCCGCACGCCGCCATTCACCTCGCGGCAGCGGCGCGTGTTTACGATCGCGACCACCGCCGGATTTTTCGATCAATACGATCGCGCGCTGCTCAGTATCGCGCTCAAGCAGATTCAAGCGGGACTCAAGATCGCGGAATCGCAGATCGGCACGATGCTCGCGGTCATCCGCATCGGCTACATCCTGTCGCTGCTGCTGACGCCGCTCGCCGATGTTTTCGGACGCCGCCGCCTACTGCTCTATACGGTCGTCGGCTACACGATATTCACCGGACTCAGCGCGATCGCGCCCGGCGAGAAGACCTTCGTCCTGTACCAAATCCTGGCGCGCGCGTTCGCCGGCGCCGAAGCGGCAGTCGCGCTCGTGATTCTGGCCGAGGAAGTGGACGCGGCGCATCGCGGATGGGCGATCGGATTGCTCGGCGGCATCTCGTCGGCGGGCTATGGGCTCGCGGCGATCGTGTTCGCATTCATCAACGTGATGCCCTACGGATGGCGCGGCTTGTATGCGATCGCGTTGGTGCCGCTGGCGCTGCTGATTCCGCTGCGGCGCGTATTGCCGGAGAGTGCGCGCTTCGAGAAGGAACAAAGCGAAGGCACCGGCTCGGTCAAAGTTTGGGAGCCGCTGGTGCAGCTATACAGCGCGTATCCGAAGCGCCTCCTGATGATGCTCTCGGTGATGTTCCTCGCCTCGATGGGCGGCAACGCGGCGGGATTTCTGTTTCCGAAATTCCTGCAGGAAGCGCACGGATGGACGCCGGGGAACGTCTCGTCGCTGTTCTTATTCGGCGGCGCGCTAAGCGTGATGGGATCGATTGTTGCGGGGCGACTCAGCGATCGTTTGGGACGCCGCGTGATGGGCACCACGTTCCTGTTCGTCGCGCCGCTGCTGACGATCTGGATGTACACGGCGCCGGGATTCACGATCGTGCCGGTGTGGATTCTGGAGGTATTTTTCGATATCGCGGCGGGCACGATCATGAGTGCATACAGCGCCGAGATGTTCCCCACTTCGTATCGCTCGACGGCTGGCAGCGCACTCGCGGTCGCGGGCACGACTGGCGGTGCGATCGGACTGTTCCTCGAAGGCGTGCTCTTCAACTTCACCGGCTCGCACGCGCGATCGGTCTGTTACTTGACGGTCTTCTGGCTGATCGCGCCGGCGATCATGTGGTTTTTTCCTGAGACCTCGGGCCGCGAACTCGAAGAGATCTCACCTGAAACCGGTCATCACGCAGCGCTGTGA
- a CDS encoding acyl-CoA carboxylase subunit beta has translation MGLKENIERLEQLKREAEAGGGPDRLKKQRSGGRMTARERVESLLDPGSFVELDKFKTHRITDFDMAAKKIPGDGVITGYGTIGGRQVCIFSHDFTVFGGSLSGAFAEKVCKVMDLATKTGCPVIGLNDGSGARIQEGVVSLAGYADIFLRNVLSSGVVPQISAIMGPCAGGAVYSPAMTDFIVMVRDTSYMFITGPDVIRATTHEEVSMQELGGADTHSQRSGVCHLEADDDQDALLMIRELLSFMPSNNIDDPPFVPTVDDPNRSDVELDTAVPENPNKPYDMADIIRRVVDDGHFMEIQKDYAHNMLIGFARLGGYSVGVVANQPAFLAGCLDIDASVKAARFVRFCDAFNIPLVTFVDVPGFLPGTAQEFSGIIRHGAKLLYAFCEATVPKVTVITRKAYGGAYDVMSSKHIRGDFNFAYPSAEIAVMGPEQAINIVFRNELANAKDAAVERTRLADDYRKTFANPFKAAELGYVDEVIMPRETRSKVISALKALENKRDKNPPRKHGNIPL, from the coding sequence ATGGGCCTCAAAGAAAATATCGAGCGACTCGAACAACTGAAGCGGGAAGCGGAAGCCGGCGGCGGCCCCGATCGGCTGAAGAAACAGCGCAGTGGCGGCCGCATGACGGCGCGCGAGCGCGTCGAATCCCTGCTCGACCCCGGCTCGTTCGTCGAACTCGACAAGTTCAAGACGCATCGCATCACCGACTTCGACATGGCCGCCAAGAAAATCCCGGGCGACGGCGTGATTACCGGCTACGGCACGATCGGCGGGCGCCAGGTATGCATCTTCTCGCACGATTTCACGGTATTCGGCGGCAGCCTGTCGGGCGCGTTCGCGGAAAAAGTCTGCAAGGTGATGGACCTCGCGACCAAAACCGGATGCCCCGTGATCGGACTCAACGACGGCAGCGGCGCGCGCATTCAGGAGGGCGTGGTATCGCTCGCAGGATACGCCGACATTTTTTTGCGCAACGTGTTGTCGTCGGGAGTGGTGCCGCAAATCTCGGCGATCATGGGGCCGTGCGCCGGCGGCGCCGTGTATTCGCCCGCGATGACCGATTTTATCGTGATGGTGCGCGACACCTCTTATATGTTCATCACAGGCCCCGACGTGATTCGCGCGACGACGCACGAAGAAGTCTCGATGCAGGAACTGGGTGGCGCGGATACTCATTCTCAGCGCTCGGGCGTGTGTCATCTCGAGGCCGACGACGATCAGGACGCGTTGCTGATGATTCGCGAACTGCTGTCGTTCATGCCGTCGAACAATATCGACGATCCGCCGTTTGTGCCGACCGTCGACGATCCGAATCGCAGCGACGTGGAACTCGACACCGCGGTGCCGGAGAATCCGAACAAGCCGTACGACATGGCCGATATTATCCGGCGCGTGGTGGACGACGGCCACTTCATGGAAATCCAGAAGGACTACGCGCACAACATGCTGATCGGGTTCGCGCGCCTCGGCGGCTACTCGGTCGGCGTGGTGGCGAATCAGCCGGCGTTTCTCGCGGGATGCCTCGATATCGACGCGTCGGTGAAGGCCGCGCGCTTCGTGCGCTTCTGCGATGCGTTCAACATCCCGCTCGTCACGTTCGTCGATGTGCCGGGATTTCTGCCGGGGACCGCGCAGGAGTTCAGCGGGATCATCCGCCACGGCGCCAAGCTGCTGTATGCGTTCTGCGAGGCGACGGTGCCGAAGGTCACGGTGATCACGCGCAAGGCTTACGGCGGCGCGTACGACGTGATGTCGTCGAAGCACATTCGCGGCGATTTCAACTTCGCGTATCCGAGCGCGGAAATCGCCGTGATGGGTCCGGAGCAGGCGATCAACATCGTGTTCCGCAACGAGTTGGCGAATGCGAAGGACGCGGCCGTCGAGCGGACGCGGCTGGCCGATGATTATCGGAAAACATTTGCGAATCCATTCAAGGCGGCCGAACTTGGCTACGTTGACGAAGTGATCATGCCGCGCGAGACGCGGTCGAAGGTTATCTCGGCGCTGAAAGCGCTCGAGAACAAGCGCGACAAGAATCCGCCGCGCAAGCACGGCAACATCCCTCTGTAA
- the accC gene encoding acetyl-CoA carboxylase biotin carboxylase subunit, with product MFKRILIANRGEIAVRIIRACREMGIESVAVYSEADRAALHVREADRAYPIGPSPAAESYLNTAKILEAAERTGADAVHPGYGFFSERAAFARAVQEAGLTWIGPPPEAIERMGDKVEARKIMSAAAVPVVPGSPGTLETEEEVIAIARAIGFPIMVKAAAGGGGKGLRFVEDEKNLASIVRTVASEAKSSFGDGRFYVEKFLKQPRHIEVQVLADQYGNIVHVFERECSIQRRHQKVVEESPSPFITDGMRRAMGEVAVRAARAAEYVSAGTVEFLVDADRNFYFLEMNTRIQVEHPVTEMVTGVDLVRTQIEIAAGAKLPFKQDDLSQRGWAIECRIYAEDPAAGFMPSPGKIETVRFPEGPGVRNDAGVYAGAEVSVFYDPMISKLTVWGADRAQAIDRMRRALGEFVISGELRTNLDFHRWIITHPRFLAGNFDTNFIDAEYRPHDGAQSGPANDELAAILTAAIASNRQVLHANGAAPQAAASPAPAARSSAWRAVGRLDMLRR from the coding sequence ATGTTCAAACGGATCCTGATAGCCAATCGCGGCGAGATTGCAGTGCGGATCATCCGCGCGTGCCGCGAGATGGGAATCGAATCGGTGGCGGTTTATTCGGAAGCCGACCGGGCCGCATTGCATGTGCGCGAAGCCGACCGCGCGTATCCGATTGGTCCGTCGCCGGCGGCCGAGAGCTATCTCAACACCGCGAAAATTCTTGAAGCCGCGGAGCGGACCGGCGCCGACGCGGTGCATCCGGGTTACGGCTTTTTCTCGGAACGTGCGGCGTTCGCGCGCGCGGTGCAGGAGGCGGGTCTCACGTGGATCGGCCCGCCGCCCGAAGCAATCGAGCGGATGGGGGACAAGGTCGAAGCGCGCAAAATCATGTCGGCGGCCGCGGTGCCGGTGGTGCCCGGCTCGCCCGGCACGCTCGAGACCGAAGAAGAAGTGATCGCGATCGCGCGCGCGATCGGTTTTCCGATCATGGTTAAGGCCGCGGCGGGCGGCGGCGGCAAGGGACTTCGCTTCGTCGAGGATGAGAAGAATCTTGCGTCGATCGTGCGCACCGTCGCGAGCGAGGCGAAGTCGTCATTCGGCGACGGCCGTTTCTACGTCGAGAAATTTCTGAAGCAGCCGCGCCACATCGAAGTGCAGGTGCTCGCCGATCAATACGGCAATATCGTTCACGTCTTCGAGCGCGAATGCTCGATTCAGCGGCGGCATCAGAAGGTGGTCGAGGAATCGCCGTCGCCGTTCATCACCGATGGGATGCGGCGCGCGATGGGCGAAGTCGCGGTGCGAGCTGCGCGAGCCGCCGAATACGTCAGCGCCGGCACGGTCGAGTTTTTGGTCGATGCGGATCGCAACTTTTATTTTCTCGAGATGAACACGCGCATCCAGGTCGAGCATCCGGTGACGGAGATGGTGACCGGCGTGGACCTGGTGCGGACGCAAATCGAGATCGCGGCGGGCGCAAAGCTGCCGTTCAAGCAGGACGATCTGTCGCAGCGCGGATGGGCGATCGAGTGCCGCATCTATGCGGAGGATCCGGCGGCGGGATTCATGCCGTCGCCGGGCAAGATCGAGACGGTGCGATTTCCGGAAGGTCCCGGCGTCCGCAACGACGCGGGCGTGTACGCGGGCGCGGAAGTGTCGGTGTTTTACGATCCGATGATCTCGAAGCTCACGGTCTGGGGCGCCGATCGCGCGCAGGCGATCGATCGGATGCGGCGCGCGCTCGGCGAGTTCGTGATTTCAGGCGAGTTGCGCACCAACCTGGATTTTCATCGCTGGATCATCACTCATCCGCGGTTCCTGGCGGGCAACTTCGACACTAATTTTATCGATGCCGAGTATCGTCCGCACGACGGCGCTCAAAGCGGGCCGGCGAACGACGAGTTGGCCGCGATTCTGACTGCTGCGATCGCCTCGAATCGACAGGTGCTACATGCCAACGGCGCGGCTCCTCAGGCGGCCGCATCGCCAGCGCCCGCAGCCAGGTCGTCCGCGTGGCGCGCGGTTGGCCGGCTCGACATGTTGCGGAGGTAG